The Montipora foliosa isolate CH-2021 chromosome 6, ASM3666993v2, whole genome shotgun sequence genome includes the window ACAATGATTACCGCGACAATAGTATATCAAGTTCCAATGTTTATAGATAACTTATTATGAAATGTTCTCTCATAATTCAGTGCTTATTTCTTGAAGGATTGATTAGAATACTAGGAAGTTATGCTTTTAAGGCAATGTTCTTTCAATACTTCTTAACGAGGGATGTCAAGTCTCGGATTCCAGTTTCGTTACATGCTCTTTTTCATTTCATGGAGTTAATGCATTGTCTCTAGTGTTTTTCTCTGtgtttttgtcctttttggTTTCTGTACAAATCCCGGGGGTCAGGTTTTAATAGCAGCCCTCTTATCCACCAGCGTTGGCGTAGAAGAGCGCGATATGTCAATGATGGCGTTTTCAGGGGAATACAAACCATTTTGTATTgtagttttttttgttgtcagTTGTTTGAGAAATCGACGACTGACATTAATTTCCCGTGGCCTGTTTCCTGTTAGGTGCGCTTAGACCTTATTTTCGCTTTCACCCTCAGTCCCATGGCTCAAACGTTTCTTGAAGATGCTCCGTCTAGACAGAAGCTGCTCGCTCCTCACGAAGGAGGGAACCGTCTGGTTACGCAAGGTCGAAGAGCTTCCGTTCTGAGAATTCAATCTAGAGATCCTAAAGCAGTAACTTTTGGCCAGTACTCTTTTAAAACCATGGCGGTAGTTTTCGCTGAAGATGGCGTAGACCGCTGGATTGAGAGCGCAGCTGGCTCGCATCAGGAACAAACATGTGAAGTAGACGGAGGAAGGGATCTCAGTGTCAGGACTAAGGTATAACAAGAGGTTAGCAACGCACAGTGGCAGCCAGGATACAAGAAACACCACAACTACTGCAATGAGCATTTTCACGACCTTTCTGCGCGATTTACGACGCCTGATCAAGTTATGCGACTCCTCTTGTCCTGTCTCACCAGGCATCTTTATGAACCAGAGATGTCGACATATGACTGTGTACAAAACAGTTGTGATGCACAaaggaaagcaaaatacaaCTGCAAAGGATACTATTGTGTAGATCTTTGGCGCTTCTTGGTTGTCAAAGGCGGGAGCCCAGTCTTCTTCACAACTGAAGTCACCAGCGTGTACTTCACGAACTCGCAAAGAGTAGATCATAGGAGCACCCACTGCTGCGGACGTCGCCCAGATGACCAGTAGGATCCAGTTAAAGACGCGTTCATTGATGATGCGTTTTAGCGGCATCAAAATGGCAAAGAAGCGATCAAATGCGATGGCTGCCAACGTTAGAAGTGAAACTGGAATGAGAATGTATTGCGCTACATTTACGACCTGGCAGAAGTAAATACCACGCCCACGACTTTGCATTGCCCAGTTCTCTTCTTGAAGAATCATGATGAACAAGGGCGGCACCGCGACAATTGTGTAAAGAAAGTCTGCGCAAGCCATATTTACTATCAGGTAATTAGTGActgtgcgcatgcgtaaactTTGGAAAACAACGCAAATGACGAGCGTGTTTCCAACCAATGACGCTATCATTAACAATGCAGTTGCCACTATCTTGCACAAAATAATGAAGATTTCTGTTGGCTCTTGGAGCACCGTCTCGCTTGTGCTGTTGGGTATGCCCAGTGAGGCCAAACTTGAGTTGGAACTTGCCATCTTTCTAAGACCAAATCACAGAGAAATATCAATTCAATCGTACAAAACTCAACTTCTAGAGCTACTACTCTCAGTATGCGAACTCGACGATAGATGAACCTTTAAGTCGATCTACGGGCTTTAATTAATTGCCATTATTCAAGACCCATGGCTGTGATATAAAAAACTGTCCAGCTTCAAAGATCCAAAAATCAGTAGATATTTTCTTTCGAGAAATGAGATGTCTCTCAGTTTAATCTTCACTCAAATTACGGGTTCGAGCAATTAAACGTTATAAACGTACTGTGATCTTGTTTCGTTCTACATCACATGATCGGATGCCAAAGTTTGAAGTTTGGTAATGCGAACGATTCTATTAGCCTGAGTCTTAAGGCTAACACattcgtttttttgttttttttcaagacATCCAAGCTtccttaatagggagcttacgaaacgacgacgccgacggcaacgacgacgctacaaaacaataggtttagtgagcaaaaacaattgctctgcacgctctgcacgtgcgttttacattgtggtacatttctttgccgtcatctcctaaatgacgacgtgaaatgaccaaattcaaggttctgtggaggacgttagcacatgacgatgaattttcagttctctctctacgcttccaactcactcataccagtttaattcctcgacagttactacacatt containing:
- the LOC138005860 gene encoding QRFP-like peptide receptor yields the protein MASSNSSLASLGIPNSTSETVLQEPTEIFIILCKIVATALLMIASLVGNTLVICVVFQSLRMRTVTNYLIVNMACADFLYTIVAVPPLFIMILQEENWAMQSRGRGIYFCQVVNVAQYILIPVSLLTLAAIAFDRFFAILMPLKRIINERVFNWILLVIWATSAAVGAPMIYSLRVREVHAGDFSCEEDWAPAFDNQEAPKIYTIVSFAVVFCFPLCITTVLYTVICRHLWFIKMPGETGQEESHNLIRRRKSRRKVVKMLIAVVVVFLVSWLPLCVANLLLYLSPDTEIPSSVYFTCLFLMRASCALNPAVYAIFSENYRHGFKRVLAKSYCFRISRLNSQNGSSSTLRNQTVPSFVRSEQLLSRRSIFKKRLSHGTEGESENKV